One window from the genome of Hoplias malabaricus isolate fHopMal1 chromosome X2, fHopMal1.hap1, whole genome shotgun sequence encodes:
- the LOC136676601 gene encoding G-protein-signaling modulator 1-like gives MENRRGQHPPQPNGQPREASSRAQSPGRQSPLLSGATSLISLTQTEELFDLIASSQSRRLDDQRASIGDRLGVTIAQNNVSHLCEACNPQEPSDEFFNMLIKYQSSRINDQRCSLPPAPDPDEDFFSLIQRVQAKRMDEQRVSFHQDENDDTDSVPKSKPSGEDSS, from the exons ATGGAGAACCGGCGTGGTCAGCACCCTCCGCAGCCCAACGGTCAGCCGCGAGAGGCCTCTTCCAGAGCTCAGTCGCCAGGACGTCAGTCTCCACTGCTTTCTGGAGCCACCTCCCTCATCTCCCTCACCCAGACAGAGGAGCTCTTCGACCTGATAGCCAGCTCACAGAGTCGCAGACTGGACGACCAGCGGGCCAGCATAGGAGACAGGCTGGGTGTCACGATAGCACAGAACAATGTTAGTCATCTCTGTGAGGCCTGCAATCCTCAGGAGCCCAGCGATGAGTTCTTTAATATGCTTATAAAATATCAG TCTTCTAGGATCAACGATCAGAGGTGCTCTCTGCCTCCAGCTCCTGATCCAGATGAAGACTTTTTTAGTCTCATTCAGAGAGTGCAGGCAAAACGTATGGATGAGCAGCGAGTCTCTTTCCATCAGGATGAGAATGATGATACAGACTCTGTGCCCAAGTCCAAGCCTTCTGGAGAAGACTCCAGTTAG